From one Aptenodytes patagonicus chromosome 16, bAptPat1.pri.cur, whole genome shotgun sequence genomic stretch:
- the TEX2 gene encoding testis-expressed protein 2 isoform X1 codes for MKETVSTQVSRLWIYRNQVNQLFKRNSDTSLGPAMTSQNSSHAEKTGEMSSKQSAPKVQVQRSVSRETITIHFSAFGKEEEEEEEEFKEFLDEELDDQSIVTALEAKEDLCFEHTGHDFSGPATSLNVANSASLLSSSPAVLPTAEAVKLLDSPSASQVFSAVPLVLSPSHSCHTVSLSGAPPPVEQKSSLSSSPSSSPSRSVGCSSGSSTVSSSKPFKGLVKSLSTDVEPKEPTPPMRHRQLMKTLVKSLSTDTSKQESEAVSYRPPDSKLNLHLFKQFTHPRATGGDSKTAPSSPLTSPSDTRSFFKVPEMEAKIEDTKRRLSEVIYEPFQLLSKIMGDESSSHRPKALSSSASELSNLSSLNGHLESNNNYSIKEEECDSEGDFYGSDSNLNKNDQSKAAEEHAKETETKSSQSASTKDVSSKTSLVLEKCSLSALASREDEEFCELYSEDFSLLEDESKTDKPTETLLDPEMTEENGTTLSSEDENNPYVQQPKIPVKTLYFLTLLVYAYFIIPLPGYLSGLLFGMALGFMIAVCVIWLLTPRTREYLKLHKSMKKRWNTGALDIKEPEILKGWMNEIYNYDPETYHATLTHSVYVRLEGSTLRLSKPNKNISRRAVYNEPKPEVTYVSQKIYELTESKISLVPKSLARKRIWNKKYPICIELARQDDFMAKAQTDKENTEEKLSAEKVDLNNEESKKPQDGAKYTSQKDQVLYLFGRTGREKEEWFRRFLLASKLKSDAKKPSSLCGSKPGILPTHSRTDSQSGVLTHSRSSSKGSAEEIASQPKHKDLAGNVRQKMLLDYNIYMAKCVPHEKKSPSGSPVLSADSSPTAVKKLPDAHVEAEEEEQEAWVNALLGRIFWDFLGEKYWSDLVSKKIQMKLSKIKLPYFMNELTLTELDMGIAVPKILQAFKPSVDHRGLWIDLEMSYNGSFLMTLETKMNLTKLGKEPLGEALKVGEIGKEGFRPRAYCLADSDEESSSAGSSEEDDAPELAGEKQVTPGAEGYVGGHRTSKIMRIVDKITKSKYFQKATETEFIKKKIEEVSNTPLLLTVEVQECRGTLVINIPPPPTDRIWYGFRRPPYLELKARPKLGEREVTLVHVTDWIERKLEQEFQKIFVMPNMDDVYIPLMHSAMDPRSSTCPPKDLITEAPDQP; via the exons ACTCTGACACATCTCTGGGACCTGCAATGACAAGTCAGAACAGTAGCCATGCAGAGAAAACTGGTGAAATGTCCTCAAAGCAGTCAGCACCAAAAGTGCAGGTCCAACGATCTGTCTCCCGAGAAACCATCACTATTCATTTCTCTGCatttgggaaggaggaagaagaagaggaagaggagtttAAGGAATTTCTTGATGAGGAACTAGATGACCAAAGCATTGTAACAGCACTTGAAGCCAAGGAAGACCTCTGCTTTGAGCATACCGGCCATGATTTTTCTGGTCCAGCTACCTCGCTTAACGTGGCCAACTCTGCATCACTACTGTCCTCATCGCCTGCAGTTCTGCCAACTGCAGAGGCTGTAAAGCTGTTGGATTCTCCTTCCGCATCCCAAGTATTCAGTGCAGTGCCACTAGTCCTGTCTCCATCACACTCATGTCATACAGTTAGCTTATCAGGTGCACCACCACCTGTGGAACAGAAATCCAGCCTGTCGTcttccccatcctcatccccttcCAGATCAGTTGGCTGCTCTAGTGGATCATCCACAGTTTCTAGTTCAAAGCCTTTTAAGGGTTTAGTCAAGTCCCTTTCAACAGATGTGGAACCAAAAGAACCCACCCCACCGATGCGACATAGACAGTTAATGAAAACCTTAGTGAAATCACTGTCTACAGATACTTCTAAACAAGAATCTGAAGCTGTGTCTTACAGGCCACCCGACTCAAAACTGAACTTGCATCTGTTCAAACAGTTCACTCATCCTCGAGCTACAGGTGGTGATTCTAAAACTGCCCCCTCGTCTCCATTAACATCTCCCTCTGACACTCGTTCCTTTTTCAAAGTACCTGAAATGGAGGCTAAAATTGAAGATACTAAAAGACGCCTTTCTGAAGTAATCTATGAGCCTTTTCAGCTGCTCAGTAAAATAATGGGTGATGAAAGTAGTAGCCACAGGCCCAAAGCCTTATCTTCAAGTGCTTCAGAACTCTCAAACCTTTCCAGTTTGAATGGCCATTTGGAAAGCAATAACAACTACAGCATTAAGGAAGAAGAATGTGATTCTGAAGGGGACTTCTATGGAAGTGACTCTAACCTGAATAAGAACGATCAATCAAAAGCGGCTGAGGAACACGCAAAAGAGACAGAGACCAAAAGCTCTCAGTCTGCAAGCACAAAGGACGTGAGTTCGAAAACTTCACTCGTACTTGAAAAATGTTCATTGTCTGCACTAGCAAGCAGAGAGGATGAGGAGTTTTGTGAACTGTATTCTGAAGACTTTTCCTTACTAGAGGATGAAAGCAAAACTGATAAACCTACTGAAACTTTGCTCGATCCAGAGATGACTGAGGAAAATGGTACTACGCTCAGTAGTGAAGATGAAAATAATCCATATGTGCAACAGCCTAAAATACCAGTGAAAACTTTATATTTCTTAACACTGTTAGTCTATGCTTACTTTATTATCCCTCTCCCTGGCTACTTAAGTGGACTCTTATTTGGAATGGCCCTTGGATTTATGATAGCTGTCTGTGTGATTTGGCTTCTTACTCCACGTACTCGTGAATATCTCAAATTGCATAAAAGTATGAAAAAGCGATGGAATACAGGAGCTCTAGACATCAAAGAACCTGAGATACTGAAG gGATGGATGAATGAAATTTATAATTATGATCCAGAAACATACCATGCTACGTTGACTCACTCTGTCTATGTGCGACTCGAAGGAAGCACCTTAAGACTTTCAAAacccaataaaaatatttctagaaggGCTGTGTACAATGAGCCAAAGCCTGAAGTCacgtatgtcagccagaaaattTATGAACTTACAGAGAGCAAG ATTTCCCTGGTTCCCAAGAGTCTGGCACGAAAACGGATTTGGAATAAGAAGTACCCTATTTGCATTGAACTTGCTAGACAGGATGACTTTATGGCTAAGGCCCAGACTGATAAAGAGAATACAGAGGAAAAGTTATCTGCTGAAAAAGTGGACTTGAACAATGAAGAATCCAAGAAACCTCAGGATGGAGCAAAGTACACTAGCCAAAAGGATCAAGTGCTTTATCTCTTTGGAAGGACAGGTAGGGAGAAGGAGGAATGGTTCAGAAGGTTTCTTCTCGCATCCAAGCTGAAGTCTGACGCAAAGAAGCCATCCAGTTTATGTGGGAGCAAGCCAG GGATCTTGCCAACACACAGTAGAACCGATAGTCAATCTGGAGTTCTCacacacagcagaagcagcagcaagggaaGTGCAGAAGAAATTGCATCACAGCCGAAGCACAAGGATCTGGCTGGCAATGTGCGGCAGAAAATGCTTCTGGACTACAATATTTATATGGCAAAGTGTGTTCCACATGAAAAGAAAAGCCCTTCAGGTAGTCCAGTCCTCAGTGCAGATAGCAGCCCTACAGCTGTGAAAAAG TTACCAGATGCCCATGTGGAAGCTgaagaagaagaacaggaggccTGGGTGAATGCTTTGCTTGGAAGaatattttgggattttttaGGAGAAAAGTATTGGTCCGATCTAGTGTCGAAGAAGATCCAAATGAAACTTAGCAAAATAAAG CTGCCATACTTCATGAATGAGCTAACTCTAACTGAGCTTGACATGGGGATAGCAGTGCCGAAGATCCTTCAAGCCTTCAAACCTTCTGTTGATCACAGAG GACTTTGGATTGATTTGGAAATGTCCTACAATGGATCTTTTCTAATGACCCTAGAGACCAAGATGAACTTGACCAAACTTGGTAAAGAGCCGCTTGGTGAAGCACTTAAAGTTGGCGAGATCGGCAAAGAAGG TTTCAGGCCAAGGGCGTATTGTCTTGCAGACAGTGATGAGGAATCTTCCAGCGCTGGGTCTTCAGAAGAGGATGATGCTCCTGAATTGGCAGGAGAGAAGCAGGTGACTCCAGGAGCAGAAGG GTATGTTGGAGGACATCGGACAAGTAAGATCATGAGAATTGTGGATAAAATTACTAAgtcaaaatactttcagaaagcAACAGAGACTGAGTTTATTAAGAAGAAAATTGAAGAGGTCTCCAATACTCCATTGCTGCTAACAGTTGAAGTACAAGAGTGCAGAGGAACACTAGTAATTAACATTCCACCTCCACCTACTGACAGAATATG GTATGGCTTTCGAAGACCTCCCTACCTGGAGTTAAAAGCTCGTCCAAAACTTGGTGAGAGAGAAGTGACTCTGGTTCATGTAACTGACTGGATAGAGCGGAAACTAGAACAAGAGTTTCAG aaaatcttTGTCATGCCAAACATGGATGATGTTTATATTCCTTTAATGCACTCAGCCATGGATCCCCGCTCCTCTACGTGTCCTCCTAAAGATCTGATCACGGAGGCCCCTGATCAACCATGA
- the TEX2 gene encoding testis-expressed protein 2 isoform X2, giving the protein MTSQNSSHAEKTGEMSSKQSAPKVQVQRSVSRETITIHFSAFGKEEEEEEEEFKEFLDEELDDQSIVTALEAKEDLCFEHTGHDFSGPATSLNVANSASLLSSSPAVLPTAEAVKLLDSPSASQVFSAVPLVLSPSHSCHTVSLSGAPPPVEQKSSLSSSPSSSPSRSVGCSSGSSTVSSSKPFKGLVKSLSTDVEPKEPTPPMRHRQLMKTLVKSLSTDTSKQESEAVSYRPPDSKLNLHLFKQFTHPRATGGDSKTAPSSPLTSPSDTRSFFKVPEMEAKIEDTKRRLSEVIYEPFQLLSKIMGDESSSHRPKALSSSASELSNLSSLNGHLESNNNYSIKEEECDSEGDFYGSDSNLNKNDQSKAAEEHAKETETKSSQSASTKDVSSKTSLVLEKCSLSALASREDEEFCELYSEDFSLLEDESKTDKPTETLLDPEMTEENGTTLSSEDENNPYVQQPKIPVKTLYFLTLLVYAYFIIPLPGYLSGLLFGMALGFMIAVCVIWLLTPRTREYLKLHKSMKKRWNTGALDIKEPEILKGWMNEIYNYDPETYHATLTHSVYVRLEGSTLRLSKPNKNISRRAVYNEPKPEVTYVSQKIYELTESKISLVPKSLARKRIWNKKYPICIELARQDDFMAKAQTDKENTEEKLSAEKVDLNNEESKKPQDGAKYTSQKDQVLYLFGRTGREKEEWFRRFLLASKLKSDAKKPSSLCGSKPGILPTHSRTDSQSGVLTHSRSSSKGSAEEIASQPKHKDLAGNVRQKMLLDYNIYMAKCVPHEKKSPSGSPVLSADSSPTAVKKLPDAHVEAEEEEQEAWVNALLGRIFWDFLGEKYWSDLVSKKIQMKLSKIKLPYFMNELTLTELDMGIAVPKILQAFKPSVDHRGLWIDLEMSYNGSFLMTLETKMNLTKLGKEPLGEALKVGEIGKEGFRPRAYCLADSDEESSSAGSSEEDDAPELAGEKQVTPGAEGYVGGHRTSKIMRIVDKITKSKYFQKATETEFIKKKIEEVSNTPLLLTVEVQECRGTLVINIPPPPTDRIWYGFRRPPYLELKARPKLGEREVTLVHVTDWIERKLEQEFQKIFVMPNMDDVYIPLMHSAMDPRSSTCPPKDLITEAPDQP; this is encoded by the exons ATGACAAGTCAGAACAGTAGCCATGCAGAGAAAACTGGTGAAATGTCCTCAAAGCAGTCAGCACCAAAAGTGCAGGTCCAACGATCTGTCTCCCGAGAAACCATCACTATTCATTTCTCTGCatttgggaaggaggaagaagaagaggaagaggagtttAAGGAATTTCTTGATGAGGAACTAGATGACCAAAGCATTGTAACAGCACTTGAAGCCAAGGAAGACCTCTGCTTTGAGCATACCGGCCATGATTTTTCTGGTCCAGCTACCTCGCTTAACGTGGCCAACTCTGCATCACTACTGTCCTCATCGCCTGCAGTTCTGCCAACTGCAGAGGCTGTAAAGCTGTTGGATTCTCCTTCCGCATCCCAAGTATTCAGTGCAGTGCCACTAGTCCTGTCTCCATCACACTCATGTCATACAGTTAGCTTATCAGGTGCACCACCACCTGTGGAACAGAAATCCAGCCTGTCGTcttccccatcctcatccccttcCAGATCAGTTGGCTGCTCTAGTGGATCATCCACAGTTTCTAGTTCAAAGCCTTTTAAGGGTTTAGTCAAGTCCCTTTCAACAGATGTGGAACCAAAAGAACCCACCCCACCGATGCGACATAGACAGTTAATGAAAACCTTAGTGAAATCACTGTCTACAGATACTTCTAAACAAGAATCTGAAGCTGTGTCTTACAGGCCACCCGACTCAAAACTGAACTTGCATCTGTTCAAACAGTTCACTCATCCTCGAGCTACAGGTGGTGATTCTAAAACTGCCCCCTCGTCTCCATTAACATCTCCCTCTGACACTCGTTCCTTTTTCAAAGTACCTGAAATGGAGGCTAAAATTGAAGATACTAAAAGACGCCTTTCTGAAGTAATCTATGAGCCTTTTCAGCTGCTCAGTAAAATAATGGGTGATGAAAGTAGTAGCCACAGGCCCAAAGCCTTATCTTCAAGTGCTTCAGAACTCTCAAACCTTTCCAGTTTGAATGGCCATTTGGAAAGCAATAACAACTACAGCATTAAGGAAGAAGAATGTGATTCTGAAGGGGACTTCTATGGAAGTGACTCTAACCTGAATAAGAACGATCAATCAAAAGCGGCTGAGGAACACGCAAAAGAGACAGAGACCAAAAGCTCTCAGTCTGCAAGCACAAAGGACGTGAGTTCGAAAACTTCACTCGTACTTGAAAAATGTTCATTGTCTGCACTAGCAAGCAGAGAGGATGAGGAGTTTTGTGAACTGTATTCTGAAGACTTTTCCTTACTAGAGGATGAAAGCAAAACTGATAAACCTACTGAAACTTTGCTCGATCCAGAGATGACTGAGGAAAATGGTACTACGCTCAGTAGTGAAGATGAAAATAATCCATATGTGCAACAGCCTAAAATACCAGTGAAAACTTTATATTTCTTAACACTGTTAGTCTATGCTTACTTTATTATCCCTCTCCCTGGCTACTTAAGTGGACTCTTATTTGGAATGGCCCTTGGATTTATGATAGCTGTCTGTGTGATTTGGCTTCTTACTCCACGTACTCGTGAATATCTCAAATTGCATAAAAGTATGAAAAAGCGATGGAATACAGGAGCTCTAGACATCAAAGAACCTGAGATACTGAAG gGATGGATGAATGAAATTTATAATTATGATCCAGAAACATACCATGCTACGTTGACTCACTCTGTCTATGTGCGACTCGAAGGAAGCACCTTAAGACTTTCAAAacccaataaaaatatttctagaaggGCTGTGTACAATGAGCCAAAGCCTGAAGTCacgtatgtcagccagaaaattTATGAACTTACAGAGAGCAAG ATTTCCCTGGTTCCCAAGAGTCTGGCACGAAAACGGATTTGGAATAAGAAGTACCCTATTTGCATTGAACTTGCTAGACAGGATGACTTTATGGCTAAGGCCCAGACTGATAAAGAGAATACAGAGGAAAAGTTATCTGCTGAAAAAGTGGACTTGAACAATGAAGAATCCAAGAAACCTCAGGATGGAGCAAAGTACACTAGCCAAAAGGATCAAGTGCTTTATCTCTTTGGAAGGACAGGTAGGGAGAAGGAGGAATGGTTCAGAAGGTTTCTTCTCGCATCCAAGCTGAAGTCTGACGCAAAGAAGCCATCCAGTTTATGTGGGAGCAAGCCAG GGATCTTGCCAACACACAGTAGAACCGATAGTCAATCTGGAGTTCTCacacacagcagaagcagcagcaagggaaGTGCAGAAGAAATTGCATCACAGCCGAAGCACAAGGATCTGGCTGGCAATGTGCGGCAGAAAATGCTTCTGGACTACAATATTTATATGGCAAAGTGTGTTCCACATGAAAAGAAAAGCCCTTCAGGTAGTCCAGTCCTCAGTGCAGATAGCAGCCCTACAGCTGTGAAAAAG TTACCAGATGCCCATGTGGAAGCTgaagaagaagaacaggaggccTGGGTGAATGCTTTGCTTGGAAGaatattttgggattttttaGGAGAAAAGTATTGGTCCGATCTAGTGTCGAAGAAGATCCAAATGAAACTTAGCAAAATAAAG CTGCCATACTTCATGAATGAGCTAACTCTAACTGAGCTTGACATGGGGATAGCAGTGCCGAAGATCCTTCAAGCCTTCAAACCTTCTGTTGATCACAGAG GACTTTGGATTGATTTGGAAATGTCCTACAATGGATCTTTTCTAATGACCCTAGAGACCAAGATGAACTTGACCAAACTTGGTAAAGAGCCGCTTGGTGAAGCACTTAAAGTTGGCGAGATCGGCAAAGAAGG TTTCAGGCCAAGGGCGTATTGTCTTGCAGACAGTGATGAGGAATCTTCCAGCGCTGGGTCTTCAGAAGAGGATGATGCTCCTGAATTGGCAGGAGAGAAGCAGGTGACTCCAGGAGCAGAAGG GTATGTTGGAGGACATCGGACAAGTAAGATCATGAGAATTGTGGATAAAATTACTAAgtcaaaatactttcagaaagcAACAGAGACTGAGTTTATTAAGAAGAAAATTGAAGAGGTCTCCAATACTCCATTGCTGCTAACAGTTGAAGTACAAGAGTGCAGAGGAACACTAGTAATTAACATTCCACCTCCACCTACTGACAGAATATG GTATGGCTTTCGAAGACCTCCCTACCTGGAGTTAAAAGCTCGTCCAAAACTTGGTGAGAGAGAAGTGACTCTGGTTCATGTAACTGACTGGATAGAGCGGAAACTAGAACAAGAGTTTCAG aaaatcttTGTCATGCCAAACATGGATGATGTTTATATTCCTTTAATGCACTCAGCCATGGATCCCCGCTCCTCTACGTGTCCTCCTAAAGATCTGATCACGGAGGCCCCTGATCAACCATGA
- the TEX2 gene encoding testis-expressed protein 2 isoform X3: MKTCVSANSDTSLGPAMTSQNSSHAEKTGEMSSKQSAPKVQVQRSVSRETITIHFSAFGKEEEEEEEEFKEFLDEELDDQSIVTALEAKEDLCFEHTGHDFSGPATSLNVANSASLLSSSPAVLPTAEAVKLLDSPSASQVFSAVPLVLSPSHSCHTVSLSGAPPPVEQKSSLSSSPSSSPSRSVGCSSGSSTVSSSKPFKGLVKSLSTDVEPKEPTPPMRHRQLMKTLVKSLSTDTSKQESEAVSYRPPDSKLNLHLFKQFTHPRATGGDSKTAPSSPLTSPSDTRSFFKVPEMEAKIEDTKRRLSEVIYEPFQLLSKIMGDESSSHRPKALSSSASELSNLSSLNGHLESNNNYSIKEEECDSEGDFYGSDSNLNKNDQSKAAEEHAKETETKSSQSASTKDVSSKTSLVLEKCSLSALASREDEEFCELYSEDFSLLEDESKTDKPTETLLDPEMTEENGTTLSSEDENNPYVQQPKIPVKTLYFLTLLVYAYFIIPLPGYLSGLLFGMALGFMIAVCVIWLLTPRTREYLKLHKSMKKRWNTGALDIKEPEILKGWMNEIYNYDPETYHATLTHSVYVRLEGSTLRLSKPNKNISRRAVYNEPKPEVTYVSQKIYELTESKISLVPKSLARKRIWNKKYPICIELARQDDFMAKAQTDKENTEEKLSAEKVDLNNEESKKPQDGAKYTSQKDQVLYLFGRTGREKEEWFRRFLLASKLKSDAKKPSSLCGSKPGILPTHSRTDSQSGVLTHSRSSSKGSAEEIASQPKHKDLAGNVRQKMLLDYNIYMAKCVPHEKKSPSGSPVLSADSSPTAVKKLPDAHVEAEEEEQEAWVNALLGRIFWDFLGEKYWSDLVSKKIQMKLSKIKLPYFMNELTLTELDMGIAVPKILQAFKPSVDHRGLWIDLEMSYNGSFLMTLETKMNLTKLGKEPLGEALKVGEIGKEGFRPRAYCLADSDEESSSAGSSEEDDAPELAGEKQVTPGAEGYVGGHRTSKIMRIVDKITKSKYFQKATETEFIKKKIEEVSNTPLLLTVEVQECRGTLVINIPPPPTDRIWYGFRRPPYLELKARPKLGEREVTLVHVTDWIERKLEQEFQKIFVMPNMDDVYIPLMHSAMDPRSSTCPPKDLITEAPDQP; encoded by the exons ATGAAAACCTGTGTTTCTGCAA ACTCTGACACATCTCTGGGACCTGCAATGACAAGTCAGAACAGTAGCCATGCAGAGAAAACTGGTGAAATGTCCTCAAAGCAGTCAGCACCAAAAGTGCAGGTCCAACGATCTGTCTCCCGAGAAACCATCACTATTCATTTCTCTGCatttgggaaggaggaagaagaagaggaagaggagtttAAGGAATTTCTTGATGAGGAACTAGATGACCAAAGCATTGTAACAGCACTTGAAGCCAAGGAAGACCTCTGCTTTGAGCATACCGGCCATGATTTTTCTGGTCCAGCTACCTCGCTTAACGTGGCCAACTCTGCATCACTACTGTCCTCATCGCCTGCAGTTCTGCCAACTGCAGAGGCTGTAAAGCTGTTGGATTCTCCTTCCGCATCCCAAGTATTCAGTGCAGTGCCACTAGTCCTGTCTCCATCACACTCATGTCATACAGTTAGCTTATCAGGTGCACCACCACCTGTGGAACAGAAATCCAGCCTGTCGTcttccccatcctcatccccttcCAGATCAGTTGGCTGCTCTAGTGGATCATCCACAGTTTCTAGTTCAAAGCCTTTTAAGGGTTTAGTCAAGTCCCTTTCAACAGATGTGGAACCAAAAGAACCCACCCCACCGATGCGACATAGACAGTTAATGAAAACCTTAGTGAAATCACTGTCTACAGATACTTCTAAACAAGAATCTGAAGCTGTGTCTTACAGGCCACCCGACTCAAAACTGAACTTGCATCTGTTCAAACAGTTCACTCATCCTCGAGCTACAGGTGGTGATTCTAAAACTGCCCCCTCGTCTCCATTAACATCTCCCTCTGACACTCGTTCCTTTTTCAAAGTACCTGAAATGGAGGCTAAAATTGAAGATACTAAAAGACGCCTTTCTGAAGTAATCTATGAGCCTTTTCAGCTGCTCAGTAAAATAATGGGTGATGAAAGTAGTAGCCACAGGCCCAAAGCCTTATCTTCAAGTGCTTCAGAACTCTCAAACCTTTCCAGTTTGAATGGCCATTTGGAAAGCAATAACAACTACAGCATTAAGGAAGAAGAATGTGATTCTGAAGGGGACTTCTATGGAAGTGACTCTAACCTGAATAAGAACGATCAATCAAAAGCGGCTGAGGAACACGCAAAAGAGACAGAGACCAAAAGCTCTCAGTCTGCAAGCACAAAGGACGTGAGTTCGAAAACTTCACTCGTACTTGAAAAATGTTCATTGTCTGCACTAGCAAGCAGAGAGGATGAGGAGTTTTGTGAACTGTATTCTGAAGACTTTTCCTTACTAGAGGATGAAAGCAAAACTGATAAACCTACTGAAACTTTGCTCGATCCAGAGATGACTGAGGAAAATGGTACTACGCTCAGTAGTGAAGATGAAAATAATCCATATGTGCAACAGCCTAAAATACCAGTGAAAACTTTATATTTCTTAACACTGTTAGTCTATGCTTACTTTATTATCCCTCTCCCTGGCTACTTAAGTGGACTCTTATTTGGAATGGCCCTTGGATTTATGATAGCTGTCTGTGTGATTTGGCTTCTTACTCCACGTACTCGTGAATATCTCAAATTGCATAAAAGTATGAAAAAGCGATGGAATACAGGAGCTCTAGACATCAAAGAACCTGAGATACTGAAG gGATGGATGAATGAAATTTATAATTATGATCCAGAAACATACCATGCTACGTTGACTCACTCTGTCTATGTGCGACTCGAAGGAAGCACCTTAAGACTTTCAAAacccaataaaaatatttctagaaggGCTGTGTACAATGAGCCAAAGCCTGAAGTCacgtatgtcagccagaaaattTATGAACTTACAGAGAGCAAG ATTTCCCTGGTTCCCAAGAGTCTGGCACGAAAACGGATTTGGAATAAGAAGTACCCTATTTGCATTGAACTTGCTAGACAGGATGACTTTATGGCTAAGGCCCAGACTGATAAAGAGAATACAGAGGAAAAGTTATCTGCTGAAAAAGTGGACTTGAACAATGAAGAATCCAAGAAACCTCAGGATGGAGCAAAGTACACTAGCCAAAAGGATCAAGTGCTTTATCTCTTTGGAAGGACAGGTAGGGAGAAGGAGGAATGGTTCAGAAGGTTTCTTCTCGCATCCAAGCTGAAGTCTGACGCAAAGAAGCCATCCAGTTTATGTGGGAGCAAGCCAG GGATCTTGCCAACACACAGTAGAACCGATAGTCAATCTGGAGTTCTCacacacagcagaagcagcagcaagggaaGTGCAGAAGAAATTGCATCACAGCCGAAGCACAAGGATCTGGCTGGCAATGTGCGGCAGAAAATGCTTCTGGACTACAATATTTATATGGCAAAGTGTGTTCCACATGAAAAGAAAAGCCCTTCAGGTAGTCCAGTCCTCAGTGCAGATAGCAGCCCTACAGCTGTGAAAAAG TTACCAGATGCCCATGTGGAAGCTgaagaagaagaacaggaggccTGGGTGAATGCTTTGCTTGGAAGaatattttgggattttttaGGAGAAAAGTATTGGTCCGATCTAGTGTCGAAGAAGATCCAAATGAAACTTAGCAAAATAAAG CTGCCATACTTCATGAATGAGCTAACTCTAACTGAGCTTGACATGGGGATAGCAGTGCCGAAGATCCTTCAAGCCTTCAAACCTTCTGTTGATCACAGAG GACTTTGGATTGATTTGGAAATGTCCTACAATGGATCTTTTCTAATGACCCTAGAGACCAAGATGAACTTGACCAAACTTGGTAAAGAGCCGCTTGGTGAAGCACTTAAAGTTGGCGAGATCGGCAAAGAAGG TTTCAGGCCAAGGGCGTATTGTCTTGCAGACAGTGATGAGGAATCTTCCAGCGCTGGGTCTTCAGAAGAGGATGATGCTCCTGAATTGGCAGGAGAGAAGCAGGTGACTCCAGGAGCAGAAGG GTATGTTGGAGGACATCGGACAAGTAAGATCATGAGAATTGTGGATAAAATTACTAAgtcaaaatactttcagaaagcAACAGAGACTGAGTTTATTAAGAAGAAAATTGAAGAGGTCTCCAATACTCCATTGCTGCTAACAGTTGAAGTACAAGAGTGCAGAGGAACACTAGTAATTAACATTCCACCTCCACCTACTGACAGAATATG GTATGGCTTTCGAAGACCTCCCTACCTGGAGTTAAAAGCTCGTCCAAAACTTGGTGAGAGAGAAGTGACTCTGGTTCATGTAACTGACTGGATAGAGCGGAAACTAGAACAAGAGTTTCAG aaaatcttTGTCATGCCAAACATGGATGATGTTTATATTCCTTTAATGCACTCAGCCATGGATCCCCGCTCCTCTACGTGTCCTCCTAAAGATCTGATCACGGAGGCCCCTGATCAACCATGA